One window of the Anolis sagrei isolate rAnoSag1 chromosome 5, rAnoSag1.mat, whole genome shotgun sequence genome contains the following:
- the TCF20 gene encoding transcription factor 20 isoform X1 translates to MQSFREQSSYHGNQQNYTQEVHGASRLEEFSTRQQAQMFQSFGGGGGSNTTGRRGATGSSASMAGENSGHQSYQGFRKEAGEFYYMASNKDPVTAGGQQLPQRRPSGPVQSYGPPQGSSFGNQYGNEGHVNQFQTQHSSLSGVTHYQQDYTGPFSPGSTQYQQQTSNQQQQQVQQMRQQLYQSHQPLPQASSQSASSTSHLQSMQRPSTLPSSASGYQLRVGQYSQHYQPPASSSSSFPSPQRFGQSGQNYDSSYSVNAGSQYEGHAVGSSAQGYGTQSNYSFQAQTVKNFEQSKLTQGGQQAQGQAQQSQQQQQTPPTQHVMQYPNTAAKLTLQSQVGQYNQAEVPVRSPMQFHQNFSPISNPSPAASVVQSPSCSSTPSPLMPGGETLQCGQSNMPVASRNRILQMMPQLSPTPSMMPSPSAQGGGFKGFGLEGMQEKRLTDPGLSSLSALSSQVANLPNTVQHMLLSDALAPQKKGSKRSSSSKKADSCTNSEGSSQAEEQLKSPLAESIDGGCSSSSEDQAERVRQLSGQSTSSDTTYKGGNLERPQSSPVQASQNEPPKMSASPADEEEVVSPPDEKEALTAVETPPKVNEKTVGVIVSREAMTGRIEKSSGQDKPQQDDVSAGTQAPPSASVMKETTLTGSQQETQGGNKGNKSGDNSTNHNGDGNSQMAHAVIGSSFPSRTEPSKSPGSVRYSYKDNIAVGVQRNAGNFPQYPSSQDKGDFPMHSDRKGRNEKFPSLLQEVLQGYHHHPDRRYSRNAQDHHGMTANVESTMRPNVLINQANELSNRGLLNKSLGSLMENPHWGHWDRKSSGTASEMKQINLADYPMPRKFEMESQSSAHEGGLSERRSVICDISPLRQIARDPGLHSVGHMGTDGRSGRSDRLTPGLGQSVILPGGLVAMETKLKSHSGQIKEEDFEQSKTSASINNKKSGDHCHLASFKHESYRGNASPGAAALDSADYMLQQDSRSAQLRRGHGRMGNSREGMRGKSPSQFHDLTDKLKMSPGRSRGPGTDLHHMNPHMVLSDRVNRGSLHAPFLSNSESSLASAYHTNARSHAYGDPTQGLNSQYHYKRQLYQQQQEEYKDWNNSSAQGVIAAAQLRQETARKSPRQHQFMDRVRSPLKNDKDGMIYLHSGSYHDAGSQEASRLLGNDGSLQNKCGEIKHMNQKIQQHESGWDLSRQVAPGKNSGSLGVGSQKRFGSQDSDAHRRDDAGDVHKSGNTMARIPGQEEQSSQNPLIMRRRVRSFISPIPSKRQMQEMKNSGTDDKTRLLSTSKDGADKTPNSYARCSPNQDLGKSLSKGESSRTLPSPDSKNCSAVSLTSPAKTKILPPRKGRGLKLEAIVQKITSPNVRRSASSNCAETGADAVTLDDILSLKSIPPEGGNVANHGLESENIKEEIVLDQDSQERSREISLTISSEEWHGERDEVMKKEISELSIVGKEGSGPSVIPVSSQKSVSQGRTDGSLAGTGSLGFSESKTVSPSAILTTEANAKSEEKDGNAIIVTPKPEPFPPKGYFPSGKKKGRPIGSVNKQKKQTLPPSPLPPPPPPPLLPPLPSVSEALPPVEEAVGGEPKPKRQRRERRKTTTQPRKRKPRRAAPIVEPQEPEIKLKYATQSLDKTDNKNKSFFPYIHVVNKCEIGAVCTIINAEEEEQNKLVRGRKGQRSSTPPPSNAESKVLPASSFMLQGPVVTESSVMGHLVCCLCGKWASYRNMGDLFGPFYPQDYAATLPKNPPPKRATEMQNTVKVRHKSASNGSKTDTEEEEEQQQKEQRSLAAHPRFKRRHRSEDCAGASRSLSRGAACKKATTEVGNVGEKTPSDSKPSIPTSESGPELELQIPELPLDSNEFWVHEGCILWANGIYLVCGRLYGLQEAVEIAKEMKCSHCQEPGATLGCYNKGCSFRYHYPCAIDADCLLNEENFSVRCPKHKPLLPCSLPSLQNKMVKGSLSTEQSERG, encoded by the coding sequence ATGCAGTCCTTTCGGGAGCAAAGCAGTTACCACGGAAACCAGCAGAACTACACGCAAGAAGTGCATGGTGCATCCCGGCTAGAAGAATTTAGCACCCGCCAGCAGGCTCAGATGTTCCAGAGctttggaggaggtggaggaagcaATACCACTGGGCGCCGTGGAGCAACAGGAAGCTCTGCATCAATGGCTGGTGAGAATTCTGGACATCAGAGCTATCAAGGTTtcagaaaagaggcaggagaattTTATTATATGGCCTCTAATAAGGATCCTGTGACAGCTGGAGGACAACAGCTCCCTCAACGCAGACCTTCTGGACCAGTGCAGAGTTATGGGCCACCACAAGGGAGCAGCTTTGGAAATCAGTATGGGAATGAGGGTCACGTGAACCAATTTCAAACACAGCATTCATCACTTAGTGGGGTTACTCACTATCAGCAAGATTATACTGgtcctttttcccctggaagtacTCAGTACCAACAGCAGACTTCTAACCAGCAGCAACAACAGGTGCAGCAGATGAGACAACAGCTCTACCAGTCTCATCAGCCTTTGCCGCAGGCCTCCAGCCAATCTGCCTCTAGCACATCTCATTTGCAGTCAATGCAGCGTCCCTCAACGCTgccttcatctgcttctgggtatCAGCTACGAGTGGGTCAGTATAGTCAACACTACCAGCCTCCAGCTTCTTCATCGTCCTCATTTCCTTCTCCTCAGCGTTTTGGTCAGTCAGGACAGAACTATGATAGCAGTTACAGTGTGAATGCTGGTTCACAGTATGAGGGGCATGCTGTGGGTTCAAGTGCACAGGGTTATGGGACTCAGTCAAATTACAGCTTTCAGGCACAGACAGTTAAAAATTTTGAGCAGTCGAAGTTGACCCAAGGGGGTCAACAGGCACAAGGACAGGCACAACaatcgcagcagcagcagcagactcCTCCCACACAGCATGTGATGCAGTACCCAAACACTGCTGCAAAACTAACCCTGCAAAGTCAAGTGGGGCAGTACAACCAAGCTGAGGTCCCTGTGAGATCACCCATGCAGTTCCATCAGAATTTTAGTCCTATATCAAACCCCTCACCAGCTGCCTCTGTGGTTCAGTCTCCTAGCTGCAGCTCTACACCATCTCCACTCATGCCAGGTGGTGAGACTCTTCAGTGTGGACAAAGCAACATGCCTGTGGCCTCTAGAAACCGCATCTTGCAGATGATGCCTCAGCTTAGTCCAACACCATCCATGATGCCAAGCCCTAGTGCTCAGGGTGGAGGTTTCAAAGGATTTGGGCTTGAAGGAATGCAAGAAAAGAGGCTTACAGATCCAGGACTAAGTAGTCTAAGTGCCCTAAGTAGCCAAGTAGCTAATCTTCCCAATACAGTCCAGCACATGTTGCTCTCAGATGCTTTGGCACCTCAGAAGAAAGGTTCCAAAAGGTCTTCATCATCCAAAAAAGCCGATAGCTGCACAAACTCAGAAGGCTCCTCACAGGCGGAAGAACAACTCAAATCTCCTCTAGCAGAATCCATTGATGGTGGCTGCTCCAGTAGCTCAGAAGATCAAGCAGAAAGGGTGAGACAGTTGAGTGGTCAGAGTACCAGTTCAGATACCACTTACAAAGGAGGTAACTTAGAGAGACCTCAGTCATCACCAGTACAAGCATCTCAGAATGAGCCCCCCAAAATGAGCGCCAGCCCTGCAGATGAGGAAGAAGTTGTGTCTCCTCCAGATGAAAAGGAGGCCTTAACTGCTGTGGAGACTCCTCCAAAGGTCAATGAAAAGACAGTTGGTGTGATAGTCTCCCGAGAAGCTATGACAGGCAGAATAGAAAAGTCAAGTGGGCAGGATAAACCCCAACAAGATGATGTTTCTGCAGGTACTCAAGCACCACCTTCTGCCAGTGTGATGAAGGAGACCACCCTTACAGGATCACAGCAAGAAACACAAGGAGGGAATAAAGGGAATAAAAGTGGGGATAATAGTACTAATCACAATGGAGATGGAAATAGCCAAATGGCCCATGCTGTCATTGGCTCCAGCTTTCCCAGCAGAACAGAGCCTTCCAAATCACCTGGCAGTGTGAGATATAGCTACAAAGACAATATAGCAGTTGGTGTGCAGAGAAATGCTGGGAATTTCCCTCAGTATCCTTCCAGTCAGGATAAAGGGGATTTTCCGATGCACAGTGATCGAAAGGGCAGAAATGAGAAATTCCCTAGTCTGTTGCAGGAAGTCTTGCAAGGCTATCACCATCACCCTGATAGAAGATATTCTAGAAACGCACAAGATCATCATGGAATGACTGCAAATGTGGAAAGTACTATGAGACCAAATGTCCTGATCAATCAAGCCAATGAATTAAGTAATAGGGGCCTTTTAAACAAAAGCTTAGGATCTCTTATGGAAAATCCACACTGGGGCCACTGGGATAGAAAGTCAAGTGGGACAGCCTCTGAGATGAAACAGATAAATCTGGCTGACTATCCCATGCCTAGAAAGTTTGAGATGGAATCCCAGTCTTCAGCTCATGAAGGAGGACTTTCTGAAAGGAGATCAGTTATTTGTGATATATCACCTTTGAGACAGATTGCTAGAGATCCAGGGCTTCACTCCGTAGGACACATGGGCACTGATGGCAGGAGTGGAAGAAGTGATCGTCTAACTCCTGGTTTAGGACAGTCAGTCATCCTCCCTGGTGGTctagttgccatggaaacaaagcTGAAGTCTCACAGTGGACAGATCAAAGAAGAGGATTTTGAACAGTCTAAGACCTCTGCCAGCATCAATAACAAAAAATCAGGAGACCATTGTCATCttgccagttttaagcatgagtCTTATCGAGGGAACGCTAGCCCTGGAGCTGCAGCACTTGATTCTGCTGACTACATGCTACAACAGGATAGCCGATCAGCGCAGCTGAGACGTGGACATGGCAGAATGGGAAATAGCCGTGAGGGGATGAGAGGTAAATCTCCCTCTCAGTTTCATGATTTGACAGACAAACTGAAGATGTCTCCTGGTAGAAGCAGAGGTCCAGGGACGGACCTTCATCATATGAATCCACACATGGTGCTTTCTGACAGGGTCAACCGGGGGTCCTTGCACGCTCCTTTTCTATCAAATTCTGAAAGCTCTTTGGCATCAGCATATCACACAAATGCTCGGTCTCATGCTTATGGTGATCCCacccagggtttgaattcccagtACCACTACAAAAGGCAGCTATATCAACAACAGCAGGAAGAATACAAAGATTGGAATAACAGTTCTGCCCAAGGGGTGATAGCAGCAGCTCAACTCAGGCAGGAAACGGCTAGAAAGAGCCCAAGGCAGCACCAGTTCATGGACAGAGTAAGGAGTCCTCTAAAAAATGACAAAGATGGAATGATATATCTTCATTCTGGTTCTTACCATGATGCTGGAAGCCAAGAAGCCAGTCGTTtgttgggaaatgatggttctcttcAGAATAAGTGTGGTGAAATTAAGCATATGAATCAAAAGATTCAGCAACACGAATCAGGTTGGGATCTTTCCCGGCAAGTGGCTCCTGGGAAGAACAGTGGGTCTCTGGGGGTAGGCAGTCAGAAGAGATTTGGTTCTCAAGACAGTGATGCACACAGGCGTGATGATGCTGGAGATGTACATAAATCTGGCAATACTATGGCAAGGATCCCTGGCCAAGAAGAGCAATCTTCTCAAAATCCTTTAATCATGAGAAGAAGGGTCCGTTCTTTCATTTCCCCTATTCCCAGCAAGAGACAGATGCAGGAAATGAAGAACAGTGGCACTGACGACAAGACACGGCTTCTCAGCACATCAAAAGATGGAGCTGATAAAACCCCCAACTCCTATGCCCGCTGTTCACCAAACCAAGATCTTGGCAAGTCACTCTCTAAAGGAGAATCCTCTAGAACCCTACCAAGTCCAGACAGTAAAAATTGCTCTGCTGTTTCCCTAACAAGTCCAGCTAAGACAAAAATTCTGCCTCCACGGAAGGGCCGTGGATTAAAATTGGAAGCAATTGTTCAGAAAATCACATCTCCCAATGTTAGGAGAAGTGCTTCCTCAAATTGTGCTGAAACTGGTGCAGATGCAGTCACTCTTGATGACATTCTGTCCTTGAAAAGTATCCCACCAGAGGGTGGGAATGTGGCTAATCATGGGTTGGAATCagaaaatataaaagaagaaattgTATTAGATCAAGACAGCCAAGAGCGCAGTAGGGAAATCTCTCTGACAATATCATCTGAAGAATGGCATGGGGAAAGAGATGAGGTAATGAAAAAGGAGATATCTGAACTTTCCATTGTTGGCAAGGAGGGCTCAGGGCCTTCTGTGATTCCAGTGTCTTCACAAAAATCTGTTAGCCAAGGAAGAACGGATGGATCTTTAGCTGGAACAGGATCTTTAGGTTTTTCTGAGTCAAAAACTGTATCCCCATCTGCCATCTTGACTACTGAAGCAAATGCAAAATCTGAGGAAAAAGATGGAAATGCAATTATTGTGACACCCAAGCCAGAACCCTTTCCTCCAAAAGGATATTTTCCCTCCGGTAAAAAGAAGGGTAGGCCCATTGGTAGTGTGAATAAACAGAAAAAGCAGACACTGCCGCCATCACCATtgccgccgccaccaccaccaccactgcttCCACCACTTCCTTCAGTATCAGAAGCATTGCCGCCAGTAGAAGAAGCAGTTGGTGGAGAACCTAAGCCTAAGAGACAgcgaagagaaaggagaaaaactaCAACTCAGCCACGAAAGCGGAAACCAAGACGAGCTGCTCCTATTGTGGAGCCTCAGGAACCAGAAATCAAACTGAAGTATGCCACCCAGTCTCTTGATAAAACTGATAACAAGAATAAGTCTTTTTTCCCTTACATTCATGTGGTGAACAAATGTGAGATAGGTGCTGTATGCACAATAATTAATGCAGAAGAAGAGGAGCAGAATAAGCTGGTGAGGGGACGGAAAGGACAGAGGTCATCAACTCCTCCTCCCAGCAATGCTGAGAGCAAAgtcctgcctgcttcctctttcATGTTACAGGGTCCTGTTGTAACAGAATCTTCTGTCATGGGCCACTTGGTTTGCTGCCTGTGTGGCAAATGGGCCAGCTATCGTAACATGGGTGACCTCTTCGGACCCTTCTATCCACAAGATTATGCAGCTACACTGCCCAAGAACCCCCCTCCTAAGAGGGCCACAGAAATGCAGAATACAGTCAAGGTACGGCATAAAAGTGCTTCTAATGGTTCCAAGACTGAtacagaggaagaggaagaacagcAACAAAAGGAGCAGAGAAGCCTTGCTGCCCACCCTCGTTTTAAGAGACGCCATCGTTCTGAGGACTGTGCTGGGGCTTCTCGATCACTTTCGAGAGGTGCTGCTTGTAAAAAAGCAACCACTGAAGTTGGCAATGTGGGTGAGAAAACTCCATCAGACTCTAAACCCTCCATCCCCACTTCTGAAAGTGGTCCTGAGTTGGAGTTACAAATTCCTGAACTACCTCTTGACAGCAATGAATTTTGGGTCCACGAGGGCTGTATTCTCTGGGCCAATGGGATTTACCTGGTCTGTGGCAGGCTCTATGGGCTTCAAGAAGCTGTGGAAATAGCTAAAGAGATG